The following coding sequences lie in one Capsicum annuum cultivar UCD-10X-F1 chromosome 5, UCD10Xv1.1, whole genome shotgun sequence genomic window:
- the LOC107871310 gene encoding ankyrin repeat-containing protein ITN1-like isoform X3 has protein sequence MEEYYNETLMRMTAENGDTALHMAARSRHQDVARILVKEDPEFECPSNKAWEIPLYLAAESGLREALSEILDSCKQPTSSAGPLNRTPLHAKVIQEHTEMA, from the exons ATGGAGGAGTATTATAACGAGACGCTCATGAGGATGACAGCTGAGAATGGAGATACAGCGCTGCACATGGCCGCGCGAAGCCGACATCAAGATGTAGCCAGAATCTTGGTGAAAGAAGATCCTGAATTCGAATGTCCATCCAACAAGGCTTGGGAGATACCACTGTATCTGGCAGCTGAGTCTGGTCTTCGTGAAGCTTTGAGTGAAATCTTGGACTCATGCAAGCAACCAACTTCTTCTGCAGGTCCATTAAATCGAACACCTCTGCATGCAAAAGTAATTCAGGAACACACAG AAATGGCCTAA
- the LOC107871310 gene encoding ankyrin repeat-containing protein ITN1-like isoform X1 — MEEYYNETLMRMTAENGDTALHMAARSRHQDVARILVKEDPEFECPSNKAWEIPLYLAAESGLREALSEILDSCKQPTSSAGPLNRTPLHAKVIQEHTGSENDWTTEIHIEASAGKIDVLHELLNH, encoded by the exons ATGGAGGAGTATTATAACGAGACGCTCATGAGGATGACAGCTGAGAATGGAGATACAGCGCTGCACATGGCCGCGCGAAGCCGACATCAAGATGTAGCCAGAATCTTGGTGAAAGAAGATCCTGAATTCGAATGTCCATCCAACAAGGCTTGGGAGATACCACTGTATCTGGCAGCTGAGTCTGGTCTTCGTGAAGCTTTGAGTGAAATCTTGGACTCATGCAAGCAACCAACTTCTTCTGCAGGTCCATTAAATCGAACACCTCTGCATGCAAAAGTAATTCAGGAACACACAG GCAGTGAAAACGACTGGACAACAGAAATTCACATTGAAGCCAGTGCAGGTAAGATAGACGTTTTACATGAGCTATTAAATCACTGA
- the LOC107871310 gene encoding ankyrin repeat-containing protein ITN1-like isoform X2 — MEEYYNETLMRMTAENGDTALHMAARSRHQDVARILVKEDPEFECPSNKAWEIPLYLAAESGLREALSEILDSCKQPTSSAGPLNRTPLHAKVIQEHTDCARLLMQWNR, encoded by the exons ATGGAGGAGTATTATAACGAGACGCTCATGAGGATGACAGCTGAGAATGGAGATACAGCGCTGCACATGGCCGCGCGAAGCCGACATCAAGATGTAGCCAGAATCTTGGTGAAAGAAGATCCTGAATTCGAATGTCCATCCAACAAGGCTTGGGAGATACCACTGTATCTGGCAGCTGAGTCTGGTCTTCGTGAAGCTTTGAGTGAAATCTTGGACTCATGCAAGCAACCAACTTCTTCTGCAGGTCCATTAAATCGAACACCTCTGCATGCAAAAGTAATTCAGGAACACACAG ATTGCGCAAGATTGCTAATGCAATGGAATAGATAG